The Solirubrobacter pauli sequence GCGCGGCGTAGTCGTCGGCCTCGCGCTCGGCGTCCCGTAGGAGCGCGTCGCGCTGGGCGGCGACCTCGCGCTCGGCGGCCGCCAGCAGCCGCTCCCGCTCCGCGTCGATCGACCCCGCGTGCTCGCGCGCGGCGGCGACGATCCGCGCGGCGTCGTCGTGCGCGGCGGCGAGCCGCGCCTCGCGGTCCGCGTCCACGCCCGCCGCACGATCACGGGCGGCAGCGACGATGTCCGCGCCCTGCTCCCGCGCGTCCGCCAGCGCCGCCTCGCGGTCGGCGTCGATGGTCGCGGCCCGCGCCTGCGCGGCGGCGACGATGCGCTCGGCCTCCTCGCGCGCGGTGGCGAGCGCGCGCTCGGCGTCGGACCGGGCGGCAGCGGCACGCTCGCGACCGGCGGCGACGATGCGCTCGGCTTCCTCGCCCGCCTCGGCCAACGCGGCGTCGCGGTCCGCGTCGATCGTCGCCACGCGCGCCTGCGCGGCGGCCACGAGCGCCGCGGCCTCGTCGCGTGCGGCGGCCAGCACGGACTCGCGCTCGGCGTCGAGCGCGGCGACGCGCGCCTGCGCCGCCACCACGTGCGCGTCGGCCTCGACGGCGCGCGCGT is a genomic window containing:
- a CDS encoding DivIVA domain-containing protein, whose amino-acid sequence is MDSRSVFVVQRTFGTVRRGYDPDEVDRHLELVSEMFNRGLAGERRKEAELLAEEARGAKLEAEATLEGARLKADADLAAARAEAATIREAARAEGVAAATSEADALLAAADARAVEADAHVVAAQARVAALDAERESVLAAARDEAAALVAAAQARVATIDADRDAALAEAGEEAERIVAAGRERAAAARSDAERALATAREEAERIVAAAQARAATIDADREAALADAREQGADIVAAARDRAAGVDADREARLAAAHDDAARIVAAAREHAGSIDAERERLLAAAEREVAAQRDALLRDAEREADDYAARLRAEVDDEIARRRREIERLVDAARRERYG